The proteins below come from a single Asanoa ferruginea genomic window:
- a CDS encoding DUF47 domain-containing protein has protein sequence MKFSFRPTDGVFYELFSRAADNHVKGTELLQELALPGVDVQSVSERLTEVEHDSDQITHDLYQKINSTFVTPFDREDIYRLGSLLDDVMDHLEAVGNLLYLYGLTKLPSLPREMHELVNVLDQQAKLTAEAMPRLKSMKDLEDYWIECNRLENEGDQAYRMLLVRLFSGEYDALTVLKMKEVADELEAACDAFEHVANTVQTISVKES, from the coding sequence GTGAAGTTCTCTTTCCGTCCAACCGACGGCGTCTTCTACGAGCTGTTCAGCAGAGCCGCCGACAACCATGTGAAGGGCACCGAGCTCCTGCAGGAGCTGGCGCTGCCCGGTGTCGACGTGCAGTCGGTCAGCGAGCGGCTGACCGAGGTCGAGCACGACAGCGACCAGATCACCCACGATCTCTACCAGAAGATCAACTCGACGTTCGTGACGCCGTTCGACCGGGAAGACATCTACCGGCTCGGCTCGCTGCTCGACGACGTGATGGACCATCTGGAAGCCGTCGGCAACCTGCTCTACCTCTACGGGCTGACCAAGCTGCCGTCGCTGCCCCGGGAGATGCACGAGCTGGTCAACGTGCTCGACCAGCAGGCCAAGCTGACGGCCGAGGCGATGCCCCGGCTCAAGTCGATGAAAGACCTCGAGGACTACTGGATCGAGTGCAACCGGCTCGAGAACGAGGGCGACCAGGCCTACCGGATGCTGCTGGTCCGGCTCTTCTCCGGTGAGTACGACGCGCTGACCGTGCTGAAGATGAAGGAGGTCGCCGACGAACTGGAGGCCGCCTGCGACGCCTTCGAGCACGTGGCCAACACCGTTCAGACGATCTCTGTCAAGGAATCCTGA
- a CDS encoding ATP-dependent DNA helicase: MTAAIAESLSSGDHLLVQAGTGTGKSLAYLAPALTVDGPVVISTATLALQSQLVDHDMPRLADAVEPVLGRRPTFAVLKGRHHYLCLARLENSAEEEPEDTLFDNPAPAAAAPVKWLGEAGRLGKQVLRLQEWAMETATGDRDELDPGVDDQAWKQVSMPARECVGAQRCPYGTECFAEASRVRAREADIVITNHSLLAVDMLAGRHIVPPHKLLVIDEAHELADRVSSASQAELSPESIDRAARRARPIIQPELAEMLLEAGDALAVGLAEAPAGRIVDGLPDPLREACTLLDAATRRALDKIGDIKSDDPDPVRKQQAKALVDDISKTAQRLLEENEHDVAWVEKPERPGAGRRALVVAPLSVAGTLATHLYDERTVVATSATLALGGRFDTVARALGLPGATVPAPRTPAAAASAATTATRSPNLSTAAGEVAELGGPGWRSLDVGSPFEYERQGILYVAAHLPRPAASGLPAQAGEELITLVESLGGRTLGLFSSRRAAQQAAELVRARTDLPVLLQGDESLPLLVRKFREDKPSCLFGVMSLWQGVDVPGDACQLVVIDRLPFPRPDEPLAAARAAAVDATGGSGFAAVSVPIAAIRLAQGAGRLIRSHGDKGVVAVLDSRLETARGYGAFLRKSLPPFWYTTRQDVAVGALKRLAAAAS; this comes from the coding sequence ATGACCGCCGCGATCGCCGAGAGCCTGAGCTCCGGCGACCACCTGCTGGTGCAGGCCGGCACCGGCACCGGCAAGTCACTGGCCTACCTGGCGCCGGCGCTGACCGTCGACGGCCCGGTGGTCATCTCGACCGCCACCCTGGCGCTCCAGTCGCAACTGGTCGACCACGACATGCCCCGGCTCGCCGACGCGGTCGAGCCGGTGCTCGGTCGTCGGCCCACGTTCGCCGTCCTCAAAGGACGCCATCACTACCTGTGCCTGGCCCGGCTGGAAAACTCGGCCGAAGAAGAGCCCGAGGACACGCTCTTCGACAATCCGGCTCCGGCCGCGGCCGCGCCGGTCAAGTGGCTCGGCGAGGCCGGCCGGCTGGGCAAGCAGGTGCTGCGCCTACAGGAATGGGCGATGGAGACCGCCACCGGCGACCGCGACGAGCTCGACCCGGGCGTCGACGACCAGGCCTGGAAGCAGGTCTCGATGCCGGCCCGCGAGTGCGTGGGGGCGCAGCGCTGCCCCTACGGCACCGAGTGCTTCGCCGAGGCGTCCCGGGTGCGCGCTCGCGAGGCCGACATCGTGATCACCAACCACAGCCTGCTGGCCGTCGACATGCTGGCCGGCCGCCACATCGTGCCGCCACACAAGCTGCTGGTCATCGACGAGGCACACGAGCTGGCCGATCGGGTCTCCTCGGCGTCGCAGGCCGAGCTGAGCCCCGAGTCGATCGACCGCGCCGCCCGGCGGGCCCGCCCGATCATCCAGCCCGAGCTGGCCGAGATGCTGCTCGAAGCCGGCGACGCGCTGGCCGTCGGCCTGGCCGAGGCGCCGGCCGGGCGGATCGTCGACGGCCTGCCCGACCCGCTGCGCGAGGCCTGCACGCTGCTCGACGCCGCCACCCGGCGAGCGCTCGACAAGATCGGCGACATCAAGTCCGACGACCCCGACCCGGTCCGCAAGCAGCAGGCCAAGGCGCTGGTCGACGACATCTCCAAGACCGCGCAGCGGCTCCTCGAAGAGAACGAGCACGACGTGGCCTGGGTGGAGAAGCCCGAGCGCCCCGGCGCCGGCCGGCGGGCGCTGGTGGTGGCCCCGCTGTCGGTGGCCGGCACCCTGGCCACTCACCTCTACGACGAGCGCACGGTCGTGGCGACCTCGGCGACGCTGGCCCTCGGCGGGCGCTTCGACACGGTGGCCCGGGCGCTGGGCCTGCCGGGCGCGACCGTGCCCGCGCCGCGCACCCCGGCCGCAGCGGCATCGGCGGCCACCACCGCGACCCGCTCCCCCAACCTGTCCACCGCGGCCGGCGAGGTCGCCGAGCTGGGGGGTCCCGGCTGGCGGTCGCTCGACGTCGGCTCGCCGTTCGAATACGAACGCCAGGGCATCCTCTACGTCGCCGCCCACCTGCCCCGGCCGGCCGCGTCCGGGCTGCCCGCCCAGGCCGGCGAAGAGCTGATCACGCTGGTCGAGTCGCTTGGCGGTCGCACGCTCGGGCTGTTCTCCTCCCGCCGGGCCGCCCAGCAGGCGGCCGAGCTGGTCCGGGCCCGCACCGACCTGCCGGTGCTCCTCCAGGGCGACGAGTCGCTGCCGCTGCTGGTCCGCAAGTTCCGCGAAGACAAGCCAAGCTGCCTGTTCGGCGTCATGTCGCTCTGGCAGGGCGTCGACGTGCCGGGCGACGCCTGCCAGTTGGTAGTGATCGACCGGCTGCCCTTCCCTCGCCCCGACGAGCCGCTGGCCGCGGCCCGGGCGGCAGCGGTCGACGCGACCGGCGGTTCCGGCTTCGCCGCGGTCAGCGTGCCGATCGCCGCGATCCGGCTGGCCCAGGGCGCGGGCCGGCTGATCCGGTCACACGGCGACAAGGGCGTGGTCGCCGTCCTCGACTCGCGCCTGGAGACGGCCCGCGGCTACGGGGCCTTCCTGCGCAAGTCGCTGCCCCCGTTCTGGTATACGACCCGCCAGGACGTCGCCGTCGGCGCCCTGAAGCGTTTGGCGGCGGCGGCCAGCTGA
- a CDS encoding Gfo/Idh/MocA family protein, whose protein sequence is MTRWGILATGAIAAKFAADLRHAPGAELVAVGSRSTESAKEFADRFGAPRAHGSWEALAADDDVDVIYVATPHAAHHAAALTCLRAGKAVLCEKPVTLDRASAAELVDAARSSGVFFMEAMWTRINPTVRTVLDLIAAGEIGDVTTVAADFGIHGDFPPGHRLRARELGGGALLDLGVYPVTMAHLVLGAPDHVRAWAKIGPEGTDENTGMLFGYDSGAIASLTCGLVGSTGVHATITGTGGRIELPDFFHTTSYTLHRPGAAPSVVTRAQEGAGYQFEAIEVQRCLSEGLLESPLIPHDTTLEVMGLLDEVRAQIGVAY, encoded by the coding sequence ATGACCAGATGGGGAATCCTCGCGACCGGCGCGATCGCGGCGAAGTTCGCCGCCGACCTGCGTCACGCGCCCGGCGCGGAGCTCGTCGCCGTGGGCTCACGCTCGACCGAATCGGCCAAGGAATTCGCGGACCGCTTCGGCGCGCCAAGGGCACACGGTTCGTGGGAGGCCCTGGCCGCCGACGACGATGTCGACGTGATCTACGTCGCGACCCCACACGCCGCACACCACGCCGCGGCGCTGACCTGCCTGCGGGCCGGCAAGGCGGTGCTCTGCGAGAAGCCGGTCACCCTCGACCGGGCCAGCGCCGCCGAGCTGGTCGACGCGGCCCGCTCGTCCGGGGTCTTCTTCATGGAAGCGATGTGGACCCGGATCAACCCGACCGTACGCACGGTGCTGGACCTGATCGCGGCCGGCGAGATCGGCGACGTCACCACGGTGGCGGCTGACTTCGGCATTCACGGCGACTTCCCGCCCGGCCACCGGCTGCGGGCCCGCGAACTCGGCGGGGGCGCGCTGCTCGACCTGGGCGTCTACCCGGTCACGATGGCCCACCTGGTGCTCGGCGCACCCGACCACGTTAGGGCCTGGGCGAAGATCGGCCCGGAAGGCACCGACGAGAACACGGGAATGCTGTTCGGCTACGACTCAGGGGCGATCGCGTCACTGACCTGCGGCCTGGTCGGCTCGACAGGCGTCCACGCGACGATCACCGGCACCGGCGGCCGGATCGAGCTGCCAGATTTCTTCCACACGACCAGCTACACGCTGCACCGCCCAGGCGCCGCGCCGTCCGTGGTCACCCGCGCCCAGGAGGGCGCCGGCTACCAGTTCGAGGCGATCGAGGTGCAGCGCTGCCTTTCCGAGGGCCTGCTGGAAAGCCCGCTGATCCCACACGACACGACGCTCGAAGTGATGGGCCTGCTAGACGAGGTCCGCGCCCAGATCGGGGTGGCCTACTAG
- the sigJ gene encoding RNA polymerase sigma factor SigJ has product MQDLASDFEAERDHLTAVAYRMLGSRAEAEDAVQEAWLRYSSALADPAARAEIRDLRGWLTTATARICLDVLRSARVRREAYPGQWLPEPLVTRLEPGSFAPDPAERVVRDDEIGMALMVVLERLTPEQRVAFVLHEAFKVPFDGIATALGTTVPAARQLASRARRAVNDGAPRHTASPAEQRRVLEAFVGATETGDIETLMAVLAPDVVFVGDSGGHFPAARKPIEGALQVARFVLGLLRRMPTEATDVHTEIVEVNGDLGVLLDATYHDGRPFRSVLSFAIEDGRITAAFNQLNPDKMARVPHAAKDAPAWPPR; this is encoded by the coding sequence ATGCAAGACCTGGCGAGCGACTTCGAGGCCGAGCGCGACCATTTGACCGCGGTCGCCTACCGGATGCTGGGCAGCCGGGCCGAGGCCGAAGACGCGGTGCAGGAGGCCTGGCTGCGCTACTCCAGCGCGCTGGCCGACCCGGCCGCCCGGGCCGAGATCCGCGACCTGCGTGGCTGGCTGACCACGGCGACCGCCCGGATCTGCCTCGACGTGCTGCGCTCGGCCAGGGTGCGGCGCGAGGCCTACCCCGGCCAATGGCTGCCGGAGCCGCTGGTCACCCGCCTCGAGCCAGGCAGCTTCGCGCCCGACCCCGCCGAACGTGTCGTACGCGACGACGAGATCGGCATGGCGCTGATGGTCGTGCTGGAGCGGCTCACCCCGGAGCAGCGGGTGGCGTTCGTGCTGCACGAGGCGTTCAAGGTGCCGTTCGACGGCATCGCCACGGCCCTGGGCACCACGGTGCCGGCCGCCCGCCAGTTGGCGTCCCGGGCCCGCCGCGCGGTCAACGACGGCGCGCCCCGGCACACCGCCAGCCCGGCCGAGCAGCGCCGGGTGCTCGAGGCGTTCGTCGGCGCGACCGAGACCGGTGACATCGAAACGCTGATGGCGGTGCTCGCACCCGACGTGGTCTTCGTCGGCGACTCCGGCGGTCATTTCCCCGCCGCGCGCAAGCCGATCGAGGGCGCGCTTCAGGTCGCCCGCTTCGTGCTCGGCCTGCTCCGGCGGATGCCGACCGAGGCGACCGACGTACACACGGAGATCGTCGAAGTGAACGGCGACCTCGGTGTGCTGCTCGACGCCACCTATCACGACGGCCGGCCGTTCCGGTCGGTGCTCTCGTTCGCGATCGAAGACGGCCGGATCACCGCGGCCTTCAACCAGCTCAATCCGGACAAGATGGCCCGGGTCCCGCACGCCGCCAAAGACGCACCCGCGTGGCCGCCCCGATAG
- a CDS encoding DUF1416 domain-containing protein — translation MTVPVDASCAAPDQSAPIPASVDLEKETVITGVVTAPDGSVVGGAYVRLLDATGEFAAEVVTSPAGQFRFFAAPGTWTLRALSRHGNGDTTVTAVRGVTETGVSVG, via the coding sequence ATGACCGTTCCTGTAGACGCCAGTTGCGCCGCACCCGACCAGTCGGCACCCATACCGGCGAGCGTCGACCTGGAGAAGGAAACGGTGATCACCGGCGTCGTGACGGCACCGGACGGTTCCGTCGTCGGCGGTGCCTACGTCCGGCTGCTCGACGCCACCGGTGAGTTCGCGGCCGAGGTGGTCACCTCGCCGGCCGGCCAGTTCCGGTTCTTCGCCGCGCCGGGCACCTGGACCCTGCGGGCGCTGTCCCGGCACGGCAACGGCGACACCACGGTCACCGCCGTCCGCGGCGTGACCGAGACCGGTGTCAGCGTCGGCTGA
- a CDS encoding NUDIX hydrolase gives MVEEFEVPPQIADHARRFAAEGRSPAVPRLAATVLLLRPTTPEGFEVYVIRRVAAMAFGGMYAFPGGGVDPSDSRADLGIDETRLATDPERAQAIVCAAAREVFEEAGVLLAGPTKDTVVGDVSGDDWEAARRALVARELGFAELLRQRDLTLRADLLAPWSRWITPEFEPRRFDTYFFIAALPGGQVTRDVSGEADHTMWIRPGDAVARAERKEVAMLPPTIMTLKQVGECTDIASVFAAAAGREPATPVTPTLDLTGADGPRFRYR, from the coding sequence GTGGTCGAGGAGTTCGAAGTTCCGCCGCAGATCGCCGATCACGCCCGGCGCTTCGCGGCCGAAGGCAGGTCACCGGCGGTGCCCCGGCTGGCCGCTACCGTGCTGTTGCTGCGCCCGACAACCCCAGAGGGCTTCGAGGTGTACGTGATCCGCCGGGTCGCCGCGATGGCCTTCGGCGGGATGTACGCGTTCCCGGGCGGCGGTGTCGACCCGAGCGACTCCCGTGCCGACCTCGGCATCGACGAGACCAGGCTGGCCACCGACCCCGAGCGGGCCCAGGCGATCGTCTGCGCGGCCGCCCGCGAGGTGTTCGAAGAGGCCGGGGTGCTGCTGGCCGGCCCGACGAAGGACACCGTCGTCGGCGACGTCAGCGGCGACGACTGGGAAGCGGCCCGGCGCGCGCTGGTGGCCCGCGAACTCGGCTTCGCCGAGCTGCTCCGGCAGCGCGACCTGACGCTGCGCGCCGACCTGCTGGCGCCGTGGAGCCGGTGGATCACGCCGGAGTTCGAGCCTCGCCGGTTCGACACCTACTTCTTCATCGCGGCGTTGCCGGGCGGGCAGGTCACCCGCGACGTGTCCGGCGAGGCCGATCACACCATGTGGATCCGGCCGGGTGACGCGGTGGCCCGCGCGGAGCGCAAGGAGGTGGCCATGCTGCCGCCCACGATCATGACGCTCAAGCAGGTCGGCGAGTGCACCGACATCGCGTCGGTGTTCGCGGCCGCTGCCGGGCGCGAGCCGGCCACCCCGGTGACGCCGACGCTCGACCTCACCGGGGCTGACGGGCCGCGGTTCAGATACCGCTGA
- a CDS encoding PPK2 family polyphosphate kinase, whose product MPDMRSLLRVGSEGPDVPVDLTAIDPQSTPGLPGRKVTGSDPKLWARGEVERIGAELATQQEMLFAQGTVEPELGRSVLLVLQAMDCGGKDGAVKRVAGAMNPLGLHIKAFGPPTPEERRHDFLWRIRKALPPAGYVGVFNRSHYEDVLVVRVMGLAPESVWRPRYKKINDFERRLVDSGTAVVKVMLHISHDEQRERLLSRLDDPTKQWKFNPDDLEARARWDDYQEAYAEALARCSDAAPWHVLPANRKWYRDWALAHLLRETFADLKLSYPKPEYDVDAQRRRLEADG is encoded by the coding sequence ATGCCAGATATGCGGAGCCTGTTGCGGGTGGGGTCCGAGGGCCCCGATGTCCCGGTCGACCTGACCGCGATCGACCCACAGTCGACGCCCGGCCTGCCCGGCCGCAAGGTCACCGGCAGCGACCCCAAGCTCTGGGCGCGCGGTGAGGTCGAGCGGATCGGCGCCGAACTCGCCACCCAGCAGGAGATGCTCTTCGCGCAGGGCACCGTCGAGCCCGAGTTGGGCCGGTCGGTGCTGCTGGTGCTCCAGGCGATGGACTGCGGCGGCAAGGACGGCGCGGTGAAGCGGGTCGCGGGCGCGATGAACCCGCTGGGCCTGCACATCAAGGCCTTCGGTCCGCCGACCCCGGAGGAGCGGCGGCACGACTTCCTCTGGCGCATCCGCAAGGCCCTGCCGCCGGCCGGCTACGTGGGCGTGTTCAACCGGTCGCACTACGAAGACGTACTCGTCGTACGCGTGATGGGGCTGGCTCCTGAATCGGTTTGGCGCCCCCGCTACAAGAAGATCAACGACTTTGAGCGCCGGCTCGTCGACTCCGGCACCGCAGTGGTCAAGGTCATGCTGCACATCTCCCACGACGAGCAGCGCGAGCGGCTCCTGTCGCGGCTCGACGACCCGACCAAGCAGTGGAAGTTCAACCCCGACGACCTCGAGGCCCGCGCGAGATGGGACGACTACCAGGAGGCGTACGCGGAAGCCCTGGCTCGCTGCTCCGACGCCGCGCCGTGGCACGTGTTGCCGGCCAACCGGAAGTGGTATCGGGACTGGGCGCTGGCCCACCTGCTCCGCGAGACGTTCGCCGACCTCAAGCTCAGTTACCCCAAGCCGGAGTACGACGTGGATGCGCAGCGCCGTCGGTTGGAAGCGGACGGTTGA
- a CDS encoding ATP-binding cassette domain-containing protein: MQTDFIEIIGARENNLKDVAVRIPKRQITVFTGVSGSGKSSLVFDTVAAEAQRQLNETFTAFARNFLPSYGQPDVDSIANLSAAIIVDQKRLGGSSRSTVGTITDINPLIRLLFSRVGQPYVGYSNAFSFNDPQGMCPECEGLGQVTTIDLDKFLDRSKSLNEGAILHPDFAAGGWYLNGYLHSGFYDPDKPLAEFTDEEMERLLHGTGKVPLEWQGGKINTTYEGVVDKFTRLYIKKDLGAMSERNKAVLLRFVTAGTCPLCKGARLSPAALAAEVAGYGITDLLAMEATELLGTLRELGPTVEPAGRPIVASLTDRVENLVTIGLGYIRLDRETTSLSGGESQRIKMVRHLSSSLTDMMYVFDEPSIGLHAHDVQRLNELLVKLRDKGNTVLVVEHDRDVIAIADHVIDMGPKAGAHGGEVVFTGTVAELSAAPTLTGRCMEHALPLKAHARTATGALTISGATVNNLKNVTVDIPTGVFTVVTGVAGSGKSSLINDVFLGRFPDAIDIDQSAVGASIRSNPATYTGLMDDIRRLFAKANGVNAGLFSFNSKGACPNCQGLGVLYTDLGFMDGFKSPCDVCHGRRFSEEVLGYHLRGKSIADVLELTAAEAVEFFTEKKLRAILTAVNDVGLDYLRLGQPLSTLSGGECQRIKLATELHKTGTVYVMDEPTTGLHMSDIAHLLEIVDRLVNQGNSVVVIEHNLDVIKNADWIIDLGPEGGTKGGEVLFTGPPAELLKADTYTAEAVRRDLSGI, encoded by the coding sequence GTGCAGACGGACTTTATCGAGATCATCGGAGCCCGCGAAAACAACCTCAAGGACGTCGCCGTCCGGATCCCGAAACGCCAGATCACGGTGTTCACCGGGGTCTCCGGGTCGGGCAAGTCGTCACTCGTCTTCGACACCGTCGCCGCCGAGGCGCAGCGGCAGCTCAACGAGACCTTCACCGCGTTCGCCCGCAACTTCCTGCCGAGCTACGGCCAGCCCGACGTCGACTCGATCGCCAATCTGTCGGCCGCGATCATCGTCGACCAGAAGCGGCTCGGCGGCAGTTCCCGCTCGACGGTCGGCACCATCACCGACATCAACCCGCTGATCCGGCTGCTCTTCTCCCGGGTGGGCCAGCCCTACGTCGGCTACTCCAACGCGTTCTCGTTCAACGACCCGCAGGGCATGTGCCCCGAGTGCGAGGGCCTCGGCCAGGTCACCACGATCGACCTCGACAAGTTTCTCGACCGGTCGAAGTCGCTCAACGAGGGCGCCATCCTGCACCCCGACTTCGCCGCCGGCGGCTGGTATCTCAACGGCTATCTGCACTCCGGCTTCTACGACCCCGACAAGCCGCTCGCCGAGTTCACCGACGAGGAGATGGAGCGGCTGCTGCACGGCACCGGCAAGGTGCCCCTGGAGTGGCAGGGCGGGAAGATCAACACGACCTACGAAGGCGTGGTCGACAAGTTCACCCGCCTCTACATCAAGAAAGACCTCGGCGCGATGTCCGAGCGCAACAAGGCGGTCCTCCTCCGCTTCGTCACCGCCGGCACCTGCCCGCTCTGCAAGGGCGCCCGGCTCTCCCCTGCGGCACTGGCCGCCGAGGTCGCCGGCTACGGCATCACCGACCTGCTGGCTATGGAGGCGACCGAGCTGCTGGGCACTCTGCGCGAACTGGGGCCGACCGTCGAGCCAGCCGGGCGCCCGATCGTGGCGAGCCTGACCGACCGGGTGGAAAACCTGGTGACGATCGGCCTGGGCTACATCCGGCTCGACCGGGAGACCACCAGCCTGTCCGGCGGCGAGTCGCAGCGGATCAAGATGGTCCGGCATCTGAGCAGCAGCCTGACCGACATGATGTATGTCTTCGACGAGCCGAGCATCGGGCTGCACGCGCACGACGTGCAGCGGCTCAACGAGTTGCTGGTCAAGCTGCGCGACAAGGGCAACACGGTGCTGGTCGTCGAGCACGACCGCGACGTGATCGCGATCGCCGACCACGTGATCGACATGGGCCCGAAGGCCGGCGCGCACGGCGGCGAGGTGGTCTTCACCGGCACCGTCGCCGAGCTGTCCGCGGCGCCGACGCTGACCGGCCGGTGCATGGAGCACGCGCTGCCGCTCAAGGCACACGCCCGCACCGCGACCGGCGCGCTCACCATCAGCGGCGCGACCGTCAACAACCTCAAGAACGTCACCGTCGACATCCCGACCGGCGTGTTCACCGTGGTCACCGGCGTGGCCGGGTCCGGCAAGAGCTCGCTGATCAACGACGTGTTCCTGGGCCGCTTCCCGGACGCGATCGACATCGACCAGTCGGCGGTCGGCGCCTCGATCCGCTCCAACCCGGCCACCTACACCGGCCTGATGGACGACATCCGGCGGCTGTTCGCCAAGGCCAACGGCGTCAACGCCGGCCTGTTCAGCTTCAACTCCAAGGGCGCCTGCCCCAACTGCCAGGGCCTCGGGGTGCTCTACACCGATCTCGGGTTCATGGACGGCTTCAAGTCACCGTGCGACGTCTGCCACGGGCGGCGGTTCTCCGAGGAGGTGCTCGGCTATCACCTGCGCGGCAAGTCGATCGCCGACGTGCTCGAACTGACGGCGGCCGAGGCCGTGGAGTTCTTCACCGAGAAGAAGCTCCGGGCGATCCTCACCGCGGTCAACGACGTCGGGCTCGACTATCTGCGGCTCGGCCAGCCACTGAGCACCCTCTCCGGCGGCGAGTGCCAGCGGATCAAACTCGCCACCGAACTACACAAGACCGGCACGGTGTACGTCATGGACGAGCCGACCACCGGCCTGCACATGTCCGACATCGCGCACCTGCTGGAGATCGTCGACCGGTTGGTCAACCAGGGCAACTCGGTGGTCGTCATCGAGCACAACCTCGACGTGATCAAAAACGCCGACTGGATCATCGACCTCGGCCCGGAGGGCGGCACCAAGGGCGGCGAGGTGCTGTTCACCGGCCCACCGGCGGAGCTGCTGAAGGCCGACACCTACACGGCCGAAGCGGTCCGCCGCGACCTCAGCGGTATCTGA
- a CDS encoding inorganic phosphate transporter: protein MDAPLIAVLAVIVIALAFDYTNGFHDAANAIATSVSTRALTPGVALLMAAIGNFIGAHFGEKVAKTVGSGLVNLPTGSASLGVVFAGVAGAIVWNLITWYFGLPSSSSHALIGGLVGATLAASGTVLWAKVMESVVLPMVLSPLVGFALGYLVMMLIRFIFRNGQPSKLNRGFRWAQTVSAAAMSVGHGMQDAAKTIGIIVLALYVGGHQGSTSTIPEWAFWTSASVLALGTYAGGWRIIRTLGRRIIHLGPPEGFAAETVASGVLYFNALVLGAPISTTHTITSAIMGVGATKKLSAVRWGVAGNIVGAWILTFPAAGAMAALTYFAVRPLF from the coding sequence TTGGACGCCCCCCTCATCGCCGTGCTCGCGGTGATCGTCATCGCGCTCGCGTTCGACTACACGAACGGCTTCCACGACGCCGCCAACGCCATCGCCACCAGCGTCTCGACTCGGGCGCTGACCCCAGGCGTGGCGCTGCTGATGGCCGCGATCGGCAACTTCATCGGCGCCCACTTCGGCGAAAAGGTCGCCAAAACCGTCGGCAGCGGCCTGGTCAACTTGCCAACCGGCTCGGCCAGCCTGGGCGTGGTCTTCGCCGGCGTGGCCGGCGCGATCGTCTGGAACCTGATCACCTGGTACTTCGGCCTGCCCTCATCCTCATCGCACGCCCTGATCGGCGGTCTCGTCGGCGCCACCCTCGCCGCCTCCGGCACGGTCCTGTGGGCCAAGGTCATGGAGAGCGTCGTGCTGCCGATGGTCCTGTCGCCGCTGGTCGGCTTCGCCCTCGGCTACCTGGTCATGATGCTGATCCGGTTCATCTTCCGGAACGGCCAGCCGAGCAAGCTGAATCGTGGCTTCCGCTGGGCCCAGACCGTGTCGGCCGCCGCGATGTCAGTCGGTCACGGCATGCAGGACGCGGCCAAGACGATCGGCATCATCGTTTTGGCGCTCTATGTCGGTGGGCACCAGGGGTCTACCAGCACTATTCCGGAGTGGGCGTTTTGGACGTCGGCTTCGGTGTTGGCGCTGGGGACGTATGCGGGTGGGTGGCGGATCATTCGCACGTTGGGGCGTCGGATCATCCACCTTGGGCCGCCTGAAGGATTTGCCGCCGAGACGGTGGCCAGTGGGGTGCTCTATTTCAATGCTCTCGTGCTTGGTGCGCCGATCTCGACGACCCACACGATCACCTCGGCGATCATGGGTGTTGGTGCGACCAAGAAGCTGTCCGCGGTTCGGTGGGGGGTGGCGGGGAACATCGTCGGGGCGTGGATCCTGACGTTCCCTGCGGCTGGGGCGATGGCGGCGCTTACCTACTTTGCTGTGCGGCCTCTGTTCTGA
- a CDS encoding DUF402 domain-containing protein, protein MPSDIVRVVYRKYDGSAHRDYPARRLAEDELGVWLGVTLGTESVYHGRASVEKIPFVLLVPHDAWWTGMFNPPPRTSEVYCDITTPARWRGDTVHLIDLDLDVVRRRTTGTVELRDEDEFAEHRARFGYPADLVESAEAAAKLLMQALGDGTEPFATSYRKWLALVV, encoded by the coding sequence GTGCCGAGCGACATCGTCCGGGTGGTCTACCGCAAATATGACGGATCCGCCCACAGGGACTACCCCGCTCGCCGCCTCGCCGAAGACGAGTTGGGTGTGTGGCTGGGGGTGACCCTGGGCACCGAGTCCGTCTACCACGGCCGGGCGTCCGTGGAGAAGATCCCCTTTGTGCTGCTTGTGCCGCACGACGCCTGGTGGACCGGCATGTTCAACCCCCCGCCCCGGACCAGCGAGGTCTACTGCGACATCACCACGCCGGCCCGCTGGCGCGGCGACACCGTGCACCTGATCGACCTCGATCTCGACGTGGTCCGCCGCCGCACGACCGGCACCGTCGAGTTGCGTGACGAAGACGAGTTCGCCGAGCACCGGGCCCGCTTCGGCTACCCCGCCGACCTGGTCGAGTCGGCCGAGGCGGCGGCGAAGCTGCTCATGCAGGCCCTCGGCGACGGCACCGAGCCGTTCGCCACGAGCTACCGCAAATGGCTCGCGCTCGTCGTCTAA